From one Candidatus Chromulinivoraceae bacterium genomic stretch:
- a CDS encoding MFS transporter, producing the protein MKKRITNTNIMIQQLIHRLLLRRHFWRYATFSEVSELYASRMMRMLAINMSAAFMSVFLYQNGYSITFIVIYWICYFTFKIGISLPAAKYAALFGPKHGILLSNLLYIPSMLVFAFVPEWGIVAIVTTGLLQGTSATLYDLCHLIDFSKVKSIDHAGKEIAYMNIVEKIATGLSPLLGGLLAYTAGPQVTMLAAALLFSLAAIPLFKTGEPIPTHQKLVFRGFPWRLVWRSLIAEGAIGFDGLASSSAWSLLVAVSILGISSNNRVYAQLGVLLSIVLLAALAASYAYGTLIDRRRGRQLLKIAGVANALVHLTRPFVNTPQLVAVVNASNEAATTGYGMAFIRGMFDTADISGHRATYLGCIEVVVNVGSALAGVAILLFIVAFGEIQGLRSFYFLAAGVALLITTPKFRLYRK; encoded by the coding sequence ATGAAGAAAAGAATAACCAATACAAACATCATGATACAACAGCTCATTCATCGTCTGCTCTTACGTCGCCATTTCTGGCGTTATGCTACGTTTTCGGAAGTTTCCGAGCTTTATGCCTCGCGAATGATGCGGATGCTGGCTATTAATATGTCGGCAGCGTTCATGTCAGTGTTCCTATATCAAAATGGCTATTCAATAACTTTTATTGTCATTTATTGGATTTGTTACTTTACCTTTAAAATAGGCATTTCATTACCAGCTGCTAAATATGCGGCGCTCTTTGGGCCAAAGCATGGCATCTTGCTTTCCAACCTATTGTACATACCTTCGATGCTGGTGTTTGCGTTTGTACCAGAATGGGGAATCGTTGCAATTGTTACTACAGGATTACTGCAAGGTACATCGGCGACGTTGTATGATCTTTGCCATTTGATCGACTTTTCTAAAGTTAAGAGCATTGATCATGCAGGTAAAGAAATTGCCTATATGAACATTGTGGAAAAGATTGCGACTGGCCTGAGCCCACTCTTAGGAGGGTTATTGGCGTATACAGCTGGTCCGCAGGTGACAATGCTCGCTGCCGCACTCTTGTTCTCATTAGCTGCAATTCCTCTCTTTAAAACAGGTGAACCCATACCAACTCATCAGAAGCTTGTTTTTAGGGGATTCCCCTGGCGACTTGTGTGGCGTAGCCTGATAGCTGAAGGAGCAATAGGGTTTGATGGTCTAGCATCAAGTTCGGCGTGGTCGCTTTTGGTGGCGGTGTCGATCTTAGGTATTAGTAGTAACAACAGGGTATATGCTCAGCTTGGAGTACTACTCTCGATCGTACTTCTGGCTGCGCTGGCGGCTTCGTACGCGTACGGCACACTCATTGACAGACGACGAGGTCGACAGCTTTTGAAAATTGCGGGAGTGGCAAATGCCCTAGTGCATTTGACGCGTCCTTTCGTGAATACACCGCAACTCGTGGCTGTAGTGAACGCTTCAAACGAAGCTGCAACAACGGGCTACGGTATGGCATTCATCCGTGGAATGTTTGATACGGCAGATATTTCAGGTCATCGTGCGACATATCTTGGCTGTATCGAAGTGGTAGTGAATGTTGGTTCGGCGCTCGCTGGTGTGGCTATCTTGCTGTTTATCGTGGCATTTGGTGAGATTCAGGGGCTGCGCTCGTTCTACTTTTTAGCGGCCGGAGTGGCACTTTTAATCACAACGCCAAAGTTTCGGCTCTACCGAAAATAA
- the msrA gene encoding peptide-methionine (S)-S-oxide reductase MsrA, with the protein MTSYVLGGGCFWCLDALYRQITGVESVESGYAGGTGPATYEHVATGTTGYAEAVRVTFDESVIPESVILDLFFLVHDPTTLNRQGADIGTQYRSVMFYADENQKRDFNSALSRAQVLWHKPIVTDITPLTTYKKAEEEHQDFFSKNPEYGYCTIVIEPKITKARVAYHTWFKKENT; encoded by the coding sequence ATGACAAGTTATGTACTAGGCGGAGGATGTTTTTGGTGTTTAGACGCTCTCTATCGTCAAATCACTGGTGTTGAGTCGGTTGAAAGTGGCTATGCCGGTGGCACGGGGCCAGCTACCTACGAACATGTTGCCACGGGTACCACGGGATATGCCGAGGCTGTTCGCGTAACCTTTGACGAATCGGTTATACCTGAGTCGGTTATTCTTGATTTATTTTTTCTCGTGCATGATCCCACGACACTGAATCGCCAAGGCGCTGACATTGGCACTCAGTACCGTTCGGTTATGTTTTATGCGGATGAAAACCAAAAACGCGATTTTAACTCGGCACTTTCTCGCGCACAGGTACTTTGGCATAAACCCATCGTCACCGACATTACTCCGCTAACCACATATAAAAAAGCTGAAGAGGAACACCAGGATTTCTTTTCCAAAAACCCAGAGTATGGCTATTGCACGATCGTTATCGAACCGAAGATCACCAAAGCTCGAGTCGCCTACCATACGTGGTTTAAAAAGGAGAACACATGA
- a CDS encoding TM2 domain-containing protein: protein MDQTVEKQPDQQVATQSDDGRHFLAVFFLSFMWGTFGVDRFYLGKIGTGLLKLVSFGGLGIWVIVDLALIMSGAMRDKQGRPMREFARYKKFAARTVLIFAVVLGVTMLVSGGLLIYTVTQLINDFIQNKPGGIMNLLPSGAQLPTNLLQQLSSIEVDRWCYFET, encoded by the coding sequence GTGGACCAAACGGTAGAAAAACAACCAGATCAGCAGGTAGCGACACAATCGGATGACGGCCGTCACTTTTTAGCTGTCTTTTTCCTTAGCTTTATGTGGGGAACTTTTGGCGTTGACCGTTTTTATTTAGGAAAAATTGGTACAGGTTTACTGAAGCTCGTCTCATTTGGCGGTCTCGGTATTTGGGTGATTGTTGATCTTGCACTGATTATGTCGGGTGCTATGCGCGATAAGCAGGGTAGGCCAATGCGAGAATTTGCACGCTATAAAAAGTTTGCTGCTCGAACGGTTTTAATTTTTGCTGTTGTTCTTGGTGTTACGATGCTTGTATCGGGCGGACTGCTTATTTACACTGTAACGCAACTGATTAACGACTTCATACAAAACAAACCTGGTGGAATAATGAACCTCCTGCCGAGTGGTGCACAACTTCCGACGAATTTATTACAACAACTCAGTTCTATAGAGGTTGATAGATGGTGCTATTTTGAAACTTGA
- a CDS encoding YtxH domain-containing protein, with protein sequence MNKLGKVVLASVVGFTAGVLLAPKSGKETREDLKNKALTAKEMANEKAKKVKAAAKVANQTATVSAEKARREADGMAESVRRSGKVVAQEAEKLNAEARLRATRVADDAKRTARRVERDAKENLK encoded by the coding sequence ATGAATAAATTAGGTAAAGTTGTCTTAGCATCAGTCGTTGGATTTACTGCGGGTGTCTTACTCGCGCCAAAGAGTGGAAAAGAAACCCGAGAAGATTTGAAGAACAAAGCCCTTACTGCCAAAGAAATGGCGAACGAAAAAGCTAAAAAAGTTAAAGCGGCTGCAAAAGTTGCAAACCAAACGGCGACTGTCAGTGCTGAAAAGGCACGACGAGAAGCTGATGGTATGGCTGAAAGCGTCCGGCGGTCCGGGAAGGTCGTTGCACAGGAAGCTGAAAAACTGAATGCAGAAGCTCGACTTCGGGCGACTCGCGTTGCTGACGATGCAAAACGGACAGCACGACGTGTTGAACGGGATGCTAAAGAGAACCTCAAGTAA
- a CDS encoding NAD(P)/FAD-dependent oxidoreductase has product MAKKIAFDYDLIVIGSGAGGSAAATIAVRDGKRVAIIEADTFGGDSPNWSDIPTKALLHAAQLYDEARHGSRFGLRSSTMSYNYPSLRAWKDLAVKRTGAGGNRKYYENEGIDTYHGAAHFLSPNEVSINRRHLSAENFLVATGSHWVAPNIQGLDDVSFLTPRTILEAMRPPKSLYIIGAGTIGVEIAQLMAIFGTKVYLAEIASRILPQEDEEVGTLMERILKEQKGITSLTQTRTLMVVKDGVGKRITYTRGGAEKSIHVDGVLIATGRVPSVDLGLENASVDYTPKGIGVDEHLQTSARHIFAAGDVLGHSSHTHTALLESRVTAHNLINPKSKIVPDYTATPRLTFTFPGIASVGLSEDDCLKRDLPINKSVAPLNIIARSNTSDFRDGFVKLITDKKGVILGGTVVAPHAAEIIHEITLAVKYRHTAADLAATPHAFLSWSEAVRVAAAKLS; this is encoded by the coding sequence ATGGCAAAAAAAATAGCTTTTGATTACGACCTGATCGTTATCGGCAGTGGCGCCGGAGGAAGCGCTGCGGCTACTATTGCTGTCCGCGACGGTAAACGAGTTGCCATTATTGAGGCTGACACATTTGGTGGCGACTCCCCAAACTGGAGTGATATTCCCACAAAAGCCCTCCTCCACGCAGCACAGCTCTACGACGAAGCTCGTCATGGCTCGCGCTTTGGTCTTCGTTCTAGCACTATGAGCTATAACTACCCATCGCTCCGTGCTTGGAAAGATTTGGCCGTTAAACGTACCGGCGCCGGTGGCAACCGTAAATACTACGAGAATGAGGGCATCGACACCTATCATGGTGCCGCTCATTTCTTATCGCCAAACGAAGTGAGCATCAACCGACGTCACCTCTCAGCTGAAAATTTCTTAGTAGCAACCGGCTCACATTGGGTTGCACCGAATATTCAAGGGCTAGACGACGTCTCCTTCTTAACACCACGCACTATTTTAGAAGCTATGCGCCCACCAAAGAGTCTATATATCATTGGAGCTGGTACGATTGGCGTTGAGATTGCTCAGCTCATGGCAATCTTTGGTACGAAAGTCTATCTTGCTGAGATAGCCAGCCGCATTCTGCCTCAAGAGGACGAAGAAGTCGGTACATTGATGGAGCGTATCCTCAAAGAACAAAAAGGTATCACCTCGCTAACTCAGACTCGTACGCTGATGGTCGTGAAAGATGGTGTCGGCAAGCGTATAACTTATACACGCGGAGGTGCCGAGAAGTCCATTCATGTAGACGGAGTCCTTATTGCGACTGGCCGTGTTCCGAGCGTCGATCTTGGCCTTGAAAATGCAAGTGTCGATTATACGCCAAAAGGTATCGGCGTCGATGAGCATTTGCAAACGTCAGCACGTCATATTTTTGCCGCCGGTGATGTACTCGGTCATAGCAGCCATACCCACACTGCACTACTAGAGAGTCGCGTTACAGCCCATAACCTTATCAATCCAAAGTCAAAAATAGTACCAGACTACACTGCCACCCCACGTCTTACGTTTACCTTTCCCGGCATCGCTTCTGTTGGTCTTTCTGAAGACGATTGTCTTAAGCGCGACTTGCCTATCAACAAATCGGTAGCGCCCCTTAATATTATCGCCAGAAGCAATACCTCCGATTTTAGAGATGGATTTGTAAAACTCATTACGGATAAAAAAGGTGTCATTTTGGGCGGGACGGTTGTCGCGCCACACGCCGCTGAGATCATCCACGAAATAACGCTCGCTGTAAAATACCGTCATACCGCCGCTGACCTTGCCGCAACACCCCATGCCTTCCTCAGCTGGAGTGAAGCCGTACGTGTCGCTGCTGCAAAACTCAGCTGA
- a CDS encoding nucleoside triphosphate pyrophosphohydrolase family protein, with protein sequence MNMNDYQTAALRTAAPKDKKDEVFHLVLGLCGESGEIAEKVKKIVRDHGSDFSHLDKDDLVKELGDVLWYIATLADHFDIPLDEVATKNIAKLADRQKRGLISGSGDNR encoded by the coding sequence ATGAATATGAATGACTACCAGACGGCGGCGCTCCGAACGGCCGCGCCAAAAGACAAAAAAGATGAAGTATTTCACTTAGTACTTGGCCTTTGTGGCGAGTCGGGCGAGATTGCTGAAAAAGTAAAAAAGATCGTGCGTGATCACGGTAGTGACTTTTCGCATCTTGATAAAGACGATTTAGTAAAAGAACTCGGTGACGTACTATGGTACATTGCCACTCTTGCAGATCACTTTGATATCCCACTTGATGAGGTCGCAACAAAAAACATCGCAAAACTAGCCGATCGTCAAAAACGCGGTCTCATTAGCGGTAGTGGTGATAATCGCTAG
- a CDS encoding mechanosensitive ion channel family protein, whose protein sequence is MDILSAWFNSNHGVDIISTILITAIVYFAGTLVTGKLVNRIVQARGRHWHKKDIEKREKTLAHTFAILWRVVVFTGGALALFQTIFPGVSLAPLFASAGIIGVAFGFGAQSLVRDFLSGIFIIAENQYRVGDVIDIEGFGGTVEQVGARSTVLRDADGNVHYFPNGMIQHVINKTMGFSVARFFLGVHPTSDLDDVIAIINETGKKLAEEEKWKNKIIEAPSFVSVTEFSSLEVTLLVSGKTQPSDQWSVTSEMRRRLFQEFEKNKIKLSTTFPTLGQPKK, encoded by the coding sequence ATGGATATCCTTTCAGCTTGGTTCAATAGCAATCACGGTGTAGATATTATCTCTACCATTCTTATAACCGCCATTGTGTACTTTGCGGGCACACTCGTAACAGGAAAACTGGTTAATCGCATCGTTCAAGCCCGTGGTCGCCACTGGCATAAGAAAGACATTGAAAAAAGGGAAAAAACGCTCGCTCACACTTTTGCAATTTTGTGGCGCGTCGTTGTCTTTACGGGTGGTGCGCTCGCCCTCTTTCAGACCATCTTCCCAGGCGTAAGTTTAGCTCCCCTCTTTGCAAGTGCAGGCATTATTGGTGTGGCCTTTGGCTTTGGTGCTCAGTCGCTTGTACGAGATTTTCTTTCTGGTATTTTCATCATTGCCGAAAACCAATATCGAGTTGGTGATGTCATAGATATCGAAGGCTTTGGCGGCACTGTCGAACAAGTTGGCGCTCGATCTACTGTCTTACGTGACGCCGACGGAAACGTACATTATTTCCCAAATGGCATGATCCAACACGTTATAAATAAAACGATGGGCTTTAGTGTTGCTCGATTCTTTTTAGGCGTTCACCCCACAAGTGACCTCGATGATGTTATCGCTATTATCAACGAAACTGGCAAAAAACTAGCTGAAGAAGAGAAATGGAAAAACAAGATTATTGAAGCACCATCTTTCGTATCAGTTACCGAGTTCTCTTCACTTGAAGTAACTTTGCTTGTATCTGGCAAAACACAACCATCCGACCAATGGTCGGTAACGTCTGAGATGCGTCGTCGTCTTTTCCAGGAGTTCGAAAAGAACAAGATCAAACTCAGTACTACATTCCCTACACTTGGTCAGCCAAAAAAATAG
- a CDS encoding Mur ligase domain-containing protein has protein sequence MNIFFSGIGGVGIGPLGEIALDAGYTIQGSDLGESRFTKILREKGVQISFTQDGAFLQACHQLQPIDWYVHTAALPEDHPELRTAKELGIKTAKRDELLAHLIEEKNLKLIAISGTHGKTTTTGMIIWVMKQLGIPISYSVGSTLSFGPSGAYDPKSEYFVYECDEFDRNFLHFTPYLSLLTSIDYDHPDVYPTKGDYMAAFRQFVSQSQMTIMWHADNKEVGATAKDGWVLGDHEVMDIHLAGAHNRRNATLVVKAAEYLKLGDQTHIQTILDTFPGTDRRFEKLADNIYSDYGHHPAEIAATLQLARELSDHIVLVYQPHQNVRQYEIKDQYTDCFEKADDVYWLPTYLSREDPNLPILTPAELSKDVSNKTAVHITDLNDDLWQAIQSAQKDGKLVLAMGAGSIDAWLRKHVS, from the coding sequence ATGAACATATTCTTTTCGGGAATCGGTGGGGTTGGAATTGGGCCGCTCGGTGAAATTGCACTAGACGCTGGCTATACTATCCAGGGTTCTGACCTTGGAGAAAGTCGATTTACCAAAATCCTGCGTGAAAAAGGCGTTCAAATATCTTTTACACAAGACGGCGCTTTTTTACAGGCCTGTCACCAACTTCAGCCAATTGACTGGTATGTACACACAGCAGCCCTTCCTGAAGATCACCCCGAACTGCGCACCGCAAAAGAACTCGGTATAAAAACCGCTAAACGCGACGAGTTATTGGCACACCTTATTGAAGAAAAAAATCTCAAACTCATCGCTATCTCTGGTACGCATGGAAAAACCACCACAACCGGCATGATTATCTGGGTCATGAAACAACTTGGCATACCTATAAGTTATTCCGTTGGTTCGACCCTCAGCTTCGGCCCCAGTGGCGCCTACGATCCCAAAAGTGAATACTTTGTGTACGAGTGTGATGAGTTCGATCGCAATTTTCTCCACTTCACTCCTTACCTTTCCCTCTTAACCTCTATCGACTACGACCATCCGGATGTCTATCCAACAAAGGGAGACTACATGGCGGCCTTCAGACAATTCGTTTCACAGTCACAAATGACTATCATGTGGCATGCCGATAACAAGGAGGTTGGGGCTACTGCGAAAGATGGTTGGGTTCTAGGTGATCATGAAGTAATGGATATCCATCTCGCAGGAGCACACAACCGCCGTAACGCTACACTCGTCGTCAAGGCAGCAGAATATCTAAAACTAGGTGACCAGACTCATATACAAACAATCCTCGATACTTTTCCTGGTACCGATCGACGATTTGAAAAACTCGCCGATAATATCTACAGTGACTACGGTCATCATCCAGCAGAAATCGCCGCTACTCTGCAGCTTGCCCGCGAACTTTCCGACCACATTGTGCTCGTCTACCAGCCACATCAAAATGTTCGTCAGTATGAAATTAAAGATCAATATACTGATTGTTTTGAAAAAGCTGACGATGTTTACTGGCTTCCAACCTATCTTTCGCGAGAAGACCCCAACTTGCCCATTCTCACACCAGCCGAACTAAGCAAGGATGTTAGCAATAAAACGGCTGTTCACATTACCGATCTTAACGACGATTTGTGGCAGGCAATCCAAAGCGCACAAAAAGACGGCAAACTCGTTCTTGCAATGGGAGCTGGCAGTATTGATGCGTGGCTACGAAAACACGTTAGCTAG
- a CDS encoding ATP cone domain-containing protein, translating into MYTIDIVKADGRRPSEPFDHDKLYASVQAACLSVRSPEGEAEMTAQKVCDLVEKWLDTKPEVTSADLRRKASEALEKHHPEAAYLYKHHRLVM; encoded by the coding sequence ATGTACACTATCGACATTGTGAAGGCTGACGGCAGACGCCCAAGTGAACCGTTCGACCATGATAAACTGTATGCAAGTGTCCAAGCCGCCTGCCTAAGCGTTCGCAGTCCTGAAGGTGAAGCCGAGATGACCGCCCAAAAAGTGTGTGATCTCGTAGAGAAATGGCTTGATACAAAACCAGAGGTAACAAGTGCTGACCTGCGTCGAAAAGCCAGTGAAGCTCTTGAAAAACACCACCCTGAAGCAGCATATTTATACAAACATCACCGATTGGTTATGTAA
- a CDS encoding MBL fold metallo-hydrolase produces MKLTKYEHACFTVQKDVQLLVVDPGGLSADFIAPSNVVGVVITHEHGDHFDLEQIANIMDKNPDAIIVGPRSVTSHIETFTSRTIEPGDKLTIGMFQLEFFGGEHAEIHRTIPIIPNVGVLIDDLLYYGGDSYTLPKRPVDTLAVPAGAPWLKMGEAMDYMSAIKPRFAFPTHDAVLSDTGKEFADGLFAWLAERYGIEYKRLEEPVEI; encoded by the coding sequence ATGAAACTTACAAAATACGAACACGCTTGCTTTACTGTTCAAAAAGACGTCCAACTACTCGTGGTTGACCCGGGCGGTCTTTCGGCCGATTTCATCGCCCCATCAAATGTTGTAGGTGTAGTAATTACCCATGAGCATGGAGACCACTTTGACCTGGAGCAAATTGCCAACATCATGGACAAAAACCCTGATGCTATCATTGTTGGGCCAAGATCAGTCACTAGCCACATCGAAACATTTACTAGCAGAACGATTGAGCCAGGCGACAAGCTAACCATTGGTATGTTCCAACTAGAATTTTTTGGTGGCGAACACGCCGAAATTCACCGCACTATTCCTATCATCCCCAATGTGGGCGTATTGATCGATGACCTTCTTTATTATGGCGGCGATTCGTATACACTCCCTAAAAGACCAGTTGACACACTTGCCGTACCAGCTGGCGCACCATGGCTAAAAATGGGTGAAGCCATGGATTATATGTCCGCCATAAAGCCCCGCTTCGCTTTTCCAACTCATGATGCCGTTCTATCAGACACTGGTAAGGAGTTTGCTGACGGACTCTTTGCTTGGCTCGCTGAACGCTACGGCATTGAATATAAGCGTCTCGAAGAACCAGTCGAGATATAA
- a CDS encoding DNA-3-methyladenine glycosylase yields the protein MSFDLQRAADHLAANDPILAPIVATSPLPGLVPHTDYYQALVNSIIGQQLSVKAAATIKKRFADLFGTTFPAPEQIIASDDELLKSAGLSRPKVAYIKDLAMHVLDGSILFDHFGELSNDEILAELISVKGIGEWTVHMFLMFCMGRLDVLPTGDLGVRSGIKQLYGLDNLPTPEIVKEIATANRWHPYESAASWYIWRSLDNEPL from the coding sequence ATGTCTTTCGATTTACAACGTGCCGCCGATCATTTGGCCGCAAATGACCCTATATTAGCTCCAATTGTTGCCACCTCGCCTCTGCCCGGCCTCGTTCCACATACGGACTACTACCAAGCACTCGTTAATAGTATTATCGGTCAACAACTTAGCGTTAAGGCAGCAGCCACCATAAAAAAACGGTTTGCCGACCTTTTTGGTACCACATTTCCCGCACCAGAGCAGATCATTGCGAGCGACGACGAGTTACTCAAAAGCGCCGGCCTATCCCGACCAAAGGTAGCTTACATTAAAGATCTCGCCATGCATGTCTTAGACGGCTCTATTTTATTTGATCATTTTGGTGAACTCTCTAACGACGAGATTCTTGCTGAGCTTATCTCCGTAAAAGGTATCGGCGAATGGACAGTCCATATGTTCTTAATGTTTTGTATGGGTCGCCTAGATGTCCTCCCCACTGGTGATCTAGGTGTTCGTAGTGGCATAAAACAGCTCTATGGTCTAGATAACTTACCTACACCCGAGATAGTCAAAGAGATTGCCACCGCCAACCGCTGGCACCCTTACGAATCAGCAGCTAGCTGGTATATTTGGCGCTCACTCGACAATGAGCCCTTATAA
- the aspS gene encoding aspartate--tRNA ligase, with protein sequence MTRTLALEATQKVGETITAEGWVHTRRDHGGLIFIDLRDHTGVLQLVIQPEKPEAFKQAEDIRDEYVISVTGKIKDRQGELKNDKIATGSIELVVDELRVLNRADVLPIQPFSEAQANEELRLRYRYLDLRRPKMQHMLKMRSDYNKILRSYMDEHEFIEVTTPILANSSPEGARDFLIPSRIHEGKFYALPQAPQQFKQLLMVGGIPRYYQLATCFRDEDPRADRLYGEFYQLDLEMAFVEDGEIIRSMMEPLIKKLATEFVGKELVTDEVPRIPYREAMERYGSDKPDLRFGMELIDLTDELRASEFGVFKNTIEADGAVKAICVKGGAGLSRSQIDNFTLVAKNEGAGGLAYLTYEAGEVKSPIAKFLTGEELAVIKQKLGAADGDAVFFGSDKRATVNKVLGRLRNEFATHYGLKDPNKVALAWIVDFPFYEWDEHAKKVDFGHNPFSMPRGGEDALEMADTDEKKLAIVADQYDMVMNGYEICSGAVRNHNPEVMYKVFGALGYSREYVEHKFGAMLGAFKYGAPPHAGCAFGVDRMFMELMGESNIREVVAFPKNGSGFDVMMNSPSTVDPAQLKELGL encoded by the coding sequence ATGACACGAACACTAGCACTTGAAGCTACGCAAAAAGTCGGTGAAACAATCACCGCAGAGGGATGGGTCCACACTAGGCGCGACCATGGTGGGTTAATTTTCATTGATCTTCGCGACCACACGGGTGTACTACAGCTTGTTATTCAGCCAGAGAAACCGGAGGCTTTTAAACAGGCTGAAGATATTCGCGACGAATATGTTATCAGCGTTACTGGTAAGATAAAAGATCGCCAGGGCGAACTGAAAAATGACAAAATTGCCACAGGAAGTATTGAGTTGGTGGTTGATGAACTTCGCGTGCTCAACCGGGCTGATGTTCTGCCTATTCAGCCTTTTTCAGAGGCTCAGGCGAATGAAGAGCTACGTCTAAGGTATCGTTACCTTGATCTTCGACGTCCAAAGATGCAGCATATGCTAAAAATGCGCTCAGATTACAACAAGATTCTTCGTAGCTACATGGACGAGCATGAGTTTATTGAAGTGACAACACCAATTCTTGCCAACTCAAGTCCAGAAGGTGCACGCGACTTTCTGATTCCGTCACGAATACACGAAGGTAAGTTCTATGCATTGCCGCAGGCGCCACAACAGTTTAAGCAACTGCTTATGGTCGGTGGCATACCACGTTACTATCAGCTGGCCACTTGTTTCCGAGATGAAGACCCACGGGCAGATCGTCTTTACGGCGAATTTTACCAGCTCGATCTTGAAATGGCATTCGTAGAAGATGGCGAAATCATTCGCAGCATGATGGAACCGCTCATTAAAAAACTAGCTACTGAATTTGTAGGAAAAGAACTAGTTACCGATGAAGTGCCACGTATTCCATATCGTGAAGCTATGGAGCGCTACGGCTCGGACAAGCCGGACCTTCGCTTTGGTATGGAGCTCATTGATCTTACAGATGAACTACGTGCAAGCGAATTTGGTGTGTTTAAAAACACCATTGAAGCAGATGGTGCAGTTAAAGCTATTTGCGTAAAGGGTGGTGCGGGTCTTAGCCGCTCCCAAATTGATAACTTTACACTCGTTGCAAAAAACGAAGGTGCGGGCGGCCTTGCTTACCTTACGTATGAAGCGGGTGAAGTTAAGTCTCCTATCGCAAAGTTCCTCACGGGTGAAGAACTCGCTGTGATTAAGCAAAAACTTGGTGCCGCAGACGGTGACGCAGTTTTCTTTGGTAGCGATAAACGTGCTACCGTTAACAAAGTACTTGGCCGTCTTCGAAACGAATTCGCTACCCACTACGGCCTGAAAGATCCAAACAAGGTTGCTCTTGCCTGGATTGTCGACTTTCCATTTTACGAATGGGATGAGCATGCCAAGAAAGTTGATTTTGGTCACAACCCATTTAGTATGCCTCGCGGTGGTGAAGATGCTCTGGAGATGGCAGACACCGATGAAAAGAAGCTTGCTATTGTTGCCGATCAATACGATATGGTCATGAACGGCTACGAAATTTGTTCCGGTGCTGTTCGTAACCACAACCCGGAGGTGATGTATAAGGTATTCGGCGCACTTGGTTATAGTCGTGAGTATGTCGAACATAAATTTGGTGCCATGTTGGGCGCGTTCAAATATGGCGCACCACCACACGCAGGTTGTGCATTTGGCGTTGACCGCATGTTCATGGAGCTGATGGGCGAGAGCAACATTCGCGAAGTCGTTGCTTTTCCAAAAAACGGTTCTGGCTTCGATGTTATGATGAACTCTCCGAGTACTGTTGATCCAGCACAACTCAAAGAGCTTGGCCTTTAG
- the trmB gene encoding tRNA (guanosine(46)-N7)-methyltransferase TrmB: MTIGTSDKELLNPADYMITRKRKQYRFALFHNSPLCFEYDEWDETYIPQVAEIGAGTGLFSVAQAAAHPEGKFLAVDVKADRLQKGAYAATEKHLDNLRFLRVRADQLPEKIAAHSLDILWVTFPDPFPRKHSAGRRLTHPHFLKFYAGLLKSDGALYFKTDAKKLFEWSLEQLVAEGWKVEELSFDLHDSNLADWYKIKTTYEARFVDEGLLIGFVKATPPKV, encoded by the coding sequence ATGACGATTGGTACAAGTGACAAAGAGCTTCTCAACCCAGCTGACTACATGATTACGCGAAAACGTAAGCAATATCGCTTCGCGCTTTTTCATAACTCTCCACTCTGTTTCGAATATGACGAGTGGGACGAGACATATATTCCGCAGGTAGCCGAGATAGGTGCCGGCACGGGTTTGTTCAGTGTTGCACAGGCTGCTGCTCACCCGGAGGGTAAATTTTTGGCTGTTGATGTAAAGGCAGACAGGCTACAAAAAGGTGCGTATGCGGCTACAGAGAAACATCTTGATAACCTTCGTTTTTTGCGCGTGAGGGCGGATCAATTACCAGAGAAGATAGCAGCGCATTCACTGGATATCTTATGGGTGACGTTTCCAGATCCATTTCCAAGGAAGCACTCAGCGGGACGACGGTTGACTCACCCGCATTTTTTGAAATTTTACGCTGGTCTACTTAAATCGGACGGTGCTCTGTATTTTAAGACTGATGCCAAAAAACTGTTTGAATGGAGTTTAGAGCAACTAGTTGCAGAAGGCTGGAAGGTTGAGGAGCTGAGTTTTGATCTGCATGATTCAAACCTAGCTGATTGGTATAAGATTAAGACCACTTACGAAGCTCGTTTTGTCGATGAAGGTCTTTTAATTGGCTTTGTCAAAGCCACACCGCCAAAGGTATAA